The DNA segment TTGTTTAACCGCAAAAAAGCTGACTAATTCTAGTCAATACTGCGGACTAACTCAAAGGCATCAAGACATCTTCGTCTTGGTGCCTTTGTAGCTTAAAACGGGCTTAGAAGGCAAAGTACTTGGTGAGCACGCTTTTGGTAAGGGGTTTTGTAAAATAACCCTTTACGTGCCCGTAGGCTTTTGCCTTTTGTATGTCTTCAGGGTCAATAGATGAGGTAAGCATATACACCGGCACATTAATTCCCAATTCTTCCAAGCGGTTTAAAAATTCCCAACCGTTCATATCGGGCATATTAATATCCAAAAAAACCGCATCGGGGGTTTTGGCAGCTTTTAGTGTTTCAAGAGCATTTGCCGCGTGTGTATAGCTTAAAATGGTAAGCTGTGGGTTCAGTTTCCGCAAAATCATGGTGGTAATGTTATTAAACACCCGGTCGTCATCCACCAGCATTATACTCTCCAACGGATGGTTTTTGCGGTTTTCATCAGCATACCTTACCCTATCCGCAGCTACAATCTTGTTTAAGTCGTGTATTACCCCGTCTAACTTTACCGAAACCGTTTTTAAATCGTTCAGCAAACGTCTGTTATCAGGGTTTTCAGGATGTTCGTAATCAACCACATCTAATATCGAAAGGATATCGGCAACCGGCGACCGTAGTTGATGCGAAGTAAAAAACGCGTAATGTTTAAGCCGATTGTTCGATTTTATTAATTCCTCGCTATTCTTTTTCAGCTCAGTAATGTTTTGGCCAATAGCAATAAAACTGTCCACCTTGCCATCAGGACTCGGTATTGGGTCGGCATTAATACGCATCCAATACTCCTCACCTGTTTTTGTATATCCGCCCAACTCTTCAACAAAACTAGTCCCTGTTGCTACACACTCATTAATGCGTTTCACAGCCTCGGTATTGCTTTCATGTTCAGCCAATAAATCGCTGGCCCGTTTTCCCTTTACCTCAGCCAATGTATAACCGGTAAGGTGCGTATAGCCGTCGTTAATCCAAGTAATCTTAAGGTTGCTGTTGGTAATAATTATCGCGTTGGTTGTTTTTTGAGCTATCAGCGCCAGTTTCTCCATTTCCCTGCGCTGGTATTCCCGCTCACTAATATCATACGATAGGCGCATAAGTGTTTTAGGGCTTCCATCGGCATTGGTCTCATACACTATATATGCAGTAGAAAACCATCGGTAACCGCCGGCTGCGTGTTTATACCGCTCGTTTACTTCATATCTCTGGCCGGCCGGCAAATTCCTGATTATCTCGGCCCGTGCCCTGTATTCCTCCAAATCATCGGGATGTAAAAAATCAGCCTCTACAAACGATTGCTTATCAATATTTTTCTTTTGTGCATACCCCAGCCATTCCGCAGGGTGCATGCTGCTATATATTGTTTCCCCT comes from the Bacteroidota bacterium genome and includes:
- a CDS encoding PAS domain S-box protein translates to MKNTEPIKAEGLGETPANSLLVTLLDSFLGIVFLIDAKTGETIYSSMHPAEWLGYAQKKNIDKQSFVEADFLHPDDLEEYRARAEIIRNLPAGQRYEVNERYKHAAGGYRWFSTAYIVYETNADGSPKTLMRLSYDISEREYQRREMEKLALIAQKTTNAIIITNSNLKITWINDGYTHLTGYTLAEVKGKRASDLLAEHESNTEAVKRINECVATGTSFVEELGGYTKTGEEYWMRINADPIPSPDGKVDSFIAIGQNITELKKNSEELIKSNNRLKHYAFFTSHQLRSPVADILSILDVVDYEHPENPDNRRLLNDLKTVSVKLDGVIHDLNKIVAADRVRYADENRKNHPLESIMLVDDDRVFNNITTMILRKLNPQLTILSYTHAANALETLKAAKTPDAVFLDINMPDMNGWEFLNRLEELGINVPVYMLTSSIDPEDIQKAKAYGHVKGYFTKPLTKSVLTKYFAF